The DNA window TTAACTGGACTAGCAATTCTGTGTGCTCCCATTGTCAGAATATCTGCTTTGATGCCTAATGTATTTTCAATTTTGGGATGTTTTTCATGAGGTCTATGGAGGTTACATGGTCAGCAGATGTCGTGAAACTTTGTTGCTACACTATGAACAATCCACAGGAGTTTGTGTTTCCTTTTTGCAGTGTAGAAACCTATGATCCATCAATATTGATGATCTAACGATTTCATTTTGTTGATCAGGAGTATGTTGTGGTATTGCTCAGAAATGGAAGACGGAAGGATGAGGCTGCAAAAGAGCTGGAGGTTTTTTTGAGTGACAACAACGACGCATTTGTATCCTGGTTATTTTCTTGCCATCCAattttttctaaactttttttaacCATGCGTATTTTGTTCTAAGAGCTCTGAGAAACTATGGCCACGCAGGTTATGGGACCACCTCTCCTCAAATTTGCACCTTTATGTGCAACCCAAAGCTATCTCTTCAAATAATGAAGTTAATAGTACTCGGAGTAATGCTAGAGGAATGCCTGCACAAAATATGACTAGCAGCACACAAGCTATTCGTGAACCTGTAGCTGGCACTCAGAAGACAACGGGAATTCATCAGAGAAGGGAGTGGGGAGGAATTGTTCGAGACCAATCAGAAACAGTTCCCCTTCGAAGTGTTGTAACTACTGTTTTGCATGCAGAGGAAAAGGATGTTAATAAATCACATGCCAGAAGACGAACCCACTCACCTGACATGCATCACCAAAGAAAGAGAAGCAGAGAAGATGATGAACGGCAAATCAAGGTCTCTAAGCTCCTCTCAGTCTGAATTTATCTTACAAACATGTCCAGTAGTGCATATATGAATTATTAAGTTGTGTCATGAAACACATAATTTCCTATTGATAACTTAATGTTTTGAACGTACGCTTTTCTCTAGCCTTGGTATTAAGCCCACTGAACCAACCTACCCATAGCTTTTATTTGTGTAATATTAATGCTCAGATGATTAAATTGTGCACTTCTCAAGTTAACACACCTATATTATGACAAgttctttttattttggaatactgttgttgttgttgttgttgttttgtcTCTGGGGGAAAAAATAGAGTAATGGTGCAAACCTAACAGAGTAACAGCTATAGAATTTACGTCCCATTTATTTTGGTTACTGATATACATGTCCTGTTTTCTCCTTGCCATCACTGGTTAATTTATGTTAACTTATTTGAAGTTTAAACATCCTTGTTTTCGAAATGGATTGTGATTTGGAAAACCTGCTTGTGTTGGTCTGCACTGCTACTTGTAATTAATCATCATTATGCGTTTCactgtttctttccttttcctctttttctAACTTGTAAACCCAGTTCTGTTTATCAAACCCCATTATAGGATTTGTAGGAGTATTAatcttctacttttttttttgttgcttagTGGAATAGCCCTCTTATATACAATCTCTAATTCCATTTTATTATGCTTATTTTGGATCCCCTTTCACGTATAATTTTGGCCTCAACTTGAAACCTGATATTCAAAGCCCTGAACTTCCACAGTTGGATCAACTTCAACCATGACAGTAGGATCTGCTGTGCCCTTTTCACATAACCTGGTTTGTGCTATTGTGGCACTATAGTCAGCAGCACATGTGTGGGCTTAGCCAATAAACAAAATAACATTTGACTGCCTCATACATATCAAGAGGCAAAAAACCATGAATAACTATGGCGGTATGGTATACACTCAGGGTGTTGTTTGCACCAGATCTTGAAGTTTGGGGGTTCTTGATTCTTAGATGAAATCCTTATTCATAGTTGTGGGTGAAAAATGGACTCTCTGATAGTTAGGGGTGAATTTCCCATCCTTGTCAGTCTCAATgactaataaaaatataagtttgaGATATCCGTTGAAGAGAAAACCTATAATGCCCAATTAGGGGTGGGCGTGCTTCGGGCCAACCCACTGGCCTCGTTGGCCCGTCCCACAAATCTGGCTTTAATGGGTAGGTGCACTGGCTCTAGACTTAAAAGGCCGGCTCCGATGGGTGGGTGGATCGGCTTCACGAGGTACCACGTCATACTCCATCCAAGGCATCGATCCCCAATTCTCCATCGTGCTCGCACCATCACACATGGTGGCAgcgccctcctcccttcctAGCGTCCACTCACCACCACACCGGTGCCACGCCGGcgccctctcccttctcctgaCCTCTACATCAGTGAGACGGCGatgcttcctccctccctcctcccgcctCCACGCTAGTAGCGCTGCCTGCATCTTCCTCTACCTAATGCCGGCTTCTGCCACGTTGGTTGCGCACTCGCGCTACCCCTTACACcagcgctgccggcggcggcgacttggcTATCATCCCACACAGCCTGCTGTGCACCCTGCTTCCCGACGTGGCCACACCGTCGGCCGTCCCTGACCTTGCTGGCATGAGCCAAGCTGCTGTATCTCTTGTTTGCCTGTGATATCAAAGCTGATGAGCTGATCTCTTGTTTGCCATCAAAACTTGCTTGTTCATTGATTCGTTTTTGTGAATTTTGAAGCTTTTGTCATGTACTAGCACTGATGTATCgggtagcaaaaaaaaagatagtttCAATGTGTTTCTATTAAAGccagtaataattaattaagcatctCCAATAGAAAAATCAACAGATTATATTCTACTACATTCTTTCACTTGATTTGGCATGTTTAGTGTCTTCTAGCAagaatctgattttttttgcaTGGGTCGACTCATGGTACCCAGTGGATCCCAGTGGGTCAACCCATTGGCATTGTTGCATCCTAGGTGAGTTTCATGGGGCGAGTCTGATCAGGCCGCCCCGGACCATGCCCAATCATGTAAGTTCTTTGGAGCATCCTAGATACAAAATTAGTGAATTGAGCTATCGTGTTTTTATTTGTGTTGCCACTGTTTATTTATATCATATCATTACCATATATGATCTGTGACTACTGATATCATTCAATGCATAGGAGATTCTGTATTCCTCATCCTCGTTCTTATTGGtatctcatatttttatatCTTTTCAGAGAACATCACACCAAGATATTGATGCACCACGCCGGCTTCTTCAGTTTGCTGTTCGGGATGCTGTTAGACCTGTACAGCCCATAACCCCTAGGTCAGAATCAGCATCCAAACGACTTCGTTCTGTGGTGTCTACCATGCCATCAGATTCACCACTTGATGTCAGACTGCAGAGAACAAATTCAGATGTAAGAGTACCTGGTGTCACCGCAGCAGCATTAAGAGCTGCAGCTGAGGCTGCTGAAGATGTTCTGAAGGAGAAATACTCTGGAAGTGTGTTTAGGAGATTGGGTAGAAAGGGCATGGTGAATTCTGCTGAGGAATCCTTTGGTTTCAGTGAACAAGGTCGAGAAAGAGAATATGGTGATATAGATAATGTCCAAGCAGAAAATCAACTAGATGTTCATGGAAGAAATCATTATGCAGGTGATGCTTATATGTATGACCGGGAGGCAGCCAAAGGCACTGATTCTGCATCAGATATCGATCGGCATGATGATACTGGTGCAGCTAGGTATAATGATTTGGTATCTTGCCGAAGTACATTGCCTTCTAGTATAGGCAAAGAATCAGTAGTAGTGGGGTTCAATACTGTTGAAGGAACTACAACCATTAGAAGCAGAAGGTCTATAATGCAGGACCCACATGCTAGTTCAGGGCGAGGACCATCTGAAAGGATTAACATGGTTAACAATATTACACATAAGCCTGCCAACCAGGCAACAAGAAGGAATGCTGTGAAGATAGAGCCTCAAGTGCCCACAGAGATGAAACATACTGACTCAAGAAAGTCAACTGCGACACTTGCACATGTTAACAATACTCCAATGACTGACAAGTCCAAAGTAAGTTTCTGTACTTTCCAAGGGATAGCCGTTTCACTCATTTTGAAACTTTAAACTGGCTTGGCTCATGAACATCTACAGCATATGACAAATCTTTTCACATAGAATAAGCTTGATTTGTTGCACCAAATGTTTTAGTTCAGTCCTCACGTGCTCAGTATACTTGGAATTGTAATCTTAAGTTAAGGCATCCAGGCTTTAGCTTGGTTGGTATATCCTTCAACAAACTTTGACTTGCtaattgattttaaaaaaataacactgTAGAGGGAGGACTGGAACTCCAAATTCATATTGTTAACCTGAGATTATTTTCTCTAAAACATGTGTTGGAAAACACGTCCCATGGGTTCGTAAGAACATACAGCACACACCATTTTTTAttcttctatctatctatactacGCCACAAGCTTGACATCTGGGGCCATGAGGTCCCCACGCGTCAATGCTTTTGCTTTGATATGTCATCAACTAACTATGCTATAAACTTGCAATATTTTGCTTTTGCCTTTATCTCTTATAATATTCGTTGCAACGAACGGGCCTTTAGCTAGTGCGCAAATAATAAAGCGTGTCTGGGTTGTTGGCGTCTCCATTTGCATCTCTATTTAAGTACTCTTTATCTGTGTCTTCTGTCTAATCCTCTTACTTGAGTTTCTTCTGTGCTGTGACTTGTATGACGaatttgtaattaatttttttcttaaattttacaGGATTCAATGTGTTCAAGCTCTATGGTGGAGGAACAGAAGCTTCCATCACTTGGTATGTAGCACTTGAGTGTTGATTATCACAGCTACACGATGCATTGAGCTTTTATATCAGCACGCAACACCATGTTTGATTATGAGACACCTTTATTTAATTGAAAGTCATCATCTAAAACATCTCTACTGTGTAGACTTTTTAAACCCCTAACCTTACTTATTTTACATGTTGATTCTGTGGCTTTTTTTCAACACCCTCAGTGACTCAGAAATTTTCCTCCTCTTGCCCCCTTCCAGCTGTTGGATCATGCAGTACAGGTCAGCCAGAAGGTGGCACTGATTCTAGAacagtttttctttccaatgtAAGTGTCTCGTACTACCATTTCATTTGTGAAGCTGAGAAGCTGCCTTTATTACTATTTACTAACGATTGTTCTCGTGTTTATAGGTACATTTTGCTGCTACAAAAGATGCTCTTTCCCGTCATTTCAATAAGTTTGGAGCTGTGCTTAAAACTCTTATTGTGACTGATATTGCTGGTCAGCCAACAGGGTATGAATTCCAAGTCTTCTCTTCATTCTGAAGCCTGAACAGCAGAGTTATTTTAGACATtatcctcatttttttttctttgtgttgtCCATTCAGCTCAGCGTACATTGAATTCTTGCACAAAGAGTCAGCAGAACAAGCCCTAACTCTTGACAACACATCTTTTATGTCGCGCATGCTCAAGGTAAAACCCCATGTTGACCTTTCTATTGTGCACTAAAACTCTACAACTCTATTAAATATTGTGGATCGCTATGCAAGATCCAGCTGCTCTAGTAAGCTCGCTATAGTTTTATTTGTATGGGAGAATATATTAGTTGAGCTGCTTCACTGCACACAAATTGCCAGCTGAATTGTGTATTTATCGTTAGATCACTAGCTAAATACCCGCGCTTCGCTACGGATACAAATGAATTATGCATGTGCTAACATATTTTGGAACAAGTTTGTAAGGTTTTTGGAACAATATCATCCCTAATTCCCTGTGGATGTCTTTGCATGGTAAACTTAAATTCTAGAGATGAAAtaagatattaacaatatgtaGAAGTActgttttataaaattaaagtaCATAAAAGCATAGGTGGTAAAAAATACAACAGAGTTGGtgggtggcagattcactgccaccaccattttcttcttttatagATACCTGTTGGTAaactgtaaaataaaaaaaaatcattgccaTTGCAGTCAAAACCTTTTCAGTGTTGTAATTCCTGGCAGAAAGATCCTTTTCAGTAGTTCCTCTTCATGGCTTGCCAAGTTGCCATGCATTCATGATCTCAGCAATTAACTGTGTATACTGCAGGTTGTTAGAAAGAACTCTCTCGAAGTGTCTCAACAGTCTGGCTGGCCCCGTGGTTCTCGGGGATCAACATTCCCTTCAAGACTCACTAGAACTGCATACCCAAGGCCAGCATTTCCTGGTGCTATGCGTGGGCGTCTACCACTCAGAGGTGGTGCTCGGAGCTTACAATGGAAGCGTGATAATGCTGATACTGTCGATGCGGCAAAACCTGGTCACAGCACACCTATACCTACCGGTAATCAGTTGATAAGCCCAGTTGTGCGGAGCTTCACCTACACACGTGCTGAGCAAAAACAGGACGTTGGTGCGACCATTTGACTGCTCCTGATGAAACTCGCAGAAAGACCTCAGAATTAGTGTTATCTCatagttcctcctcctctcgtaAATACTATTTATTTAGTTGCAGAGCTTAGTAACAGGCTGGTTTTTGGAACTGAATTTGAGCCATGTTCTGTGACCAGTTTTGTGTGCTTTTTTCCGGCCATCGCTCATGCTGTGCTGGCTACGCGAAGTTTGTGGATTGAAAAATcagggaaaaaagaaaggaaagtaAAGGTTGTAGAATATGATGGGAACACCGCAACATTTAATATTATCGGTAGGTTATTCACCCGGCGCATTTTATTTATTGATTGATGTGATCATCTGAAAAAATTGTAGTACTAGTAATGCTATCCTGCTGCATCTTTTGGCTCCATGATTGCCTTCAAATCAGGCAATTTTGTACTGTACAGGCTACAAATTCTGGCTATTTCACCTGTGCTATTATGAATTGTAaacagtactagtagtactctgAAAGAATAGCCCAATTTTTGCTTGGAATCAACGAAAACTCACGGGTAGCTCAAATCTAAAAGGATTTTTCACGTTGACTCAACTCATGGAAGGCAGATGATTTGAGGACAAAGGACAAGAATCTGTCTTAGCCCTCGTCTCATTGTCCCCCTCCTGCTGTTATCTGCCAATCTCATAATTTATTATACGGAGTACTCGTACTTCTTTTGTTTGGACTTGTTGCTGGAACAATTTTAGTGTTGTTAACCAGTAAGGTTTCAAATATCAGTGTAGTATTCTCTCCGTTCTAAAATTTACcattttgtctcaaaataagttaatctaatACGAGATAGGATATATTCAAGTACTAGATTCataatactaaaatatatcacatcatGTACTAGgttaacttattttgagacagagaaaGCAAGTACTTTGGAGTTTTTTTATGATAATTAAAAAGTGAAACCGAATGAGTAATgagtgtgattggttgaaatgAGAGAGTTGGTGAAAAAGTTATAGAACTGCTTTGGAACACATTAATGCAAAACACACGGAAACAGAAGAACTCGGGAATAGAATGTTGTGTTTGTTGAAAATCCTATAGAAATTAAAAACACATGAAAGTTTTAAAACTATTGTTTGGATGACACCTAAATCATAGGAACTTGTCATTGGAAGTGAAAAACATGAGGTATTCAAAAGATGCGCAAATCTTTCGCgtattcttgaaaaaaaatatatgaggtAGAACCGTAGAGCCTCCCACTAAAATTCGTATGAAACAACTCATTCCCTAGGAATTTCAAAGAAATTTAGGAGAGCTATTCATTTGTTCCGAGCAACCACATACTAGGAAATTAGGAATCAAATCCTTCAAAATTTCTGTTTACCTTTGTTCTAAAGGAGTTAAGGAGTCCATATTGTAAAACTAATTTCAAACACTAAAAATCTATATATTTGAAGACGGATGGAGCATTGTTTTACTAATTTCAATAAATCCTGTCAGGTTTGCCCAATGATTGAAGGTAACTTTTTCCCACAGGCACTGATTGCAGCTCATATGATTTGTTTGACAATGCATTGGAGCAAAGTAAACCAATGATTGAAGGGGAGTACATGATTTTCATAAGGGTTGGTTCATTTCCTTTAATAAATTCCCCGTaaaattcatctatttgcaTTGCGGATAAAATAACTGGGCGCCTGGGCGTACATGGTACAGCACAATCAAGTGCCTAGTACTGTAGTACAAAACTACAAACCATCCAAGGAAGTGACGCCATCACGTCTTTTGCGCGAACGAACGATCTCTCGCTCCCTCCCTGGTGGtgaactgcactgcactgcacatcGTGTCGTCGTCCCCCGATGCGCAGGACAAGGGCGCCACTCCAACCTCCAAAAGCGCCTCCTGCTCCACCCCAAAAGTCCAAGCGGAGCACAGTGCAAAATGTCAGTGCATCCGACACCACAGCAGCCTGCCACATTGTACAACCCCCTGCACACGCCGCAGCTGACAATTCAATATTTTTAGGCTTTGTTTATCTGAAAGGTTGGATACCTTCCTCTGTAGTAAAACGTAcggtatgattaattaagtacagtAAAGGCTAtgaaaactaaaatataaattaatatgatttttaaaacaattatatatatatatatattaaaaatattgtttaatagtttagaaaatatGATTGTGAAAAACGGGAAAGTAGaagttggaaaagaaaaaaaataacacacgCCCTTAGGCCATTCGATTTTATTTTGTGGTTTTCAAAAGTGCCACGTAATCTAAAGACGTTTGGATTGATGAATGAAACAAATGTCTCCAATGCACAATTTTATTTCTTGGTTTCATAGCACTCAATTATTGAATAGTTATATGAAACTATTTGGTCACAGTGGGGTTTCATTTTCGTTTCCAAGGTAGAGGATGAAATGTTCAGTCACAGTGGGGTTTCATCCTGTTTCCAAGGCATAGGTAAACCATGTTTCATCTAGATGAAATTTCATGATATATCATCAATTTGCTTTACTTGGCATCTTATTAATGAGATTAAAACTCTTTATGAAACGTGCACTGGGAATAGCATTAGAGCAAGTTCCCTtgatagtatagccaactgttATAGCTCTAAAAAATCTACAACTAATCTAATAACCTATTCATACGATagtttaatataaatatatactacaccattaatacttAGCTCATATCTCGTACGTACATAAAATCTTGGACCCCTCCTCTGAATAGGTATGTCCACATTTGTTAGAGAGGtcaattctctttttttttttttagcggAGAGAGTAGGGCACAGTTGGCTAGGAATTCGTATCccattttctctcctctcttctctcatgtTCATGAATAATGCTTACTAGCATGATAGTACTACATTGGAGTACTtgctcttttatttttctccattGTCAGCATGGTCGGTCTACTCATCCGGACGCCCCGGAGAGTCGACAACCGTTGATCTGTCCATCGACGGCGCGGGATCCGCGCCCCGGACAGTGGTCAAGCCCTGCAGCGACTTGTCATTCATTGCGCTTCGGAGTCAACACTctcagcagcagccgcagcacgGGCTAGGCTACGACACTCCTGACGCCTTCTTGCCTTGCACTTCCGCTCCGTCCAtggcgaccaccgccgccgccgccaacctcctcctcttctc is part of the Oryza glaberrima chromosome 4, OglaRS2, whole genome shotgun sequence genome and encodes:
- the LOC127771145 gene encoding uncharacterized protein LOC127771145, coding for MDDDGGERTFKANFTGEGVRLLRARVKEKLRELMGDYSDDTLAEYVVVLLRNGRRKDEAAKELEVFLSDNNDAFVSWLWDHLSSNLHLYVQPKAISSNNEVNSTRSNARGMPAQNMTSSTQAIREPVAGTQKTTGIHQRREWGGIVRDQSETVPLRSVVTTVLHAEEKDVNKSHARRRTHSPDMHHQRKRSREDDERQIKRTSHQDIDAPRRLLQFAVRDAVRPVQPITPRSESASKRLRSVVSTMPSDSPLDVRLQRTNSDVRVPGVTAAALRAAAEAAEDVLKEKYSGSVFRRLGRKGMVNSAEESFGFSEQGREREYGDIDNVQAENQLDVHGRNHYAGDAYMYDREAAKGTDSASDIDRHDDTGAARYNDLVSCRSTLPSSIGKESVVVGFNTVEGTTTIRSRRSIMQDPHASSGRGPSERINMVNNITHKPANQATRRNAVKIEPQVPTEMKHTDSRKSTATLAHVNNTPMTDKSKDSMCSSSMVEEQKLPSLAVGSCSTGQPEGGTDSRTVFLSNVHFAATKDALSRHFNKFGAVLKTLIVTDIAGQPTGSAYIEFLHKESAEQALTLDNTSFMSRMLKVVRKNSLEVSQQSGWPRGSRGSTFPSRLTRTAYPRPAFPGAMRGRLPLRGGARSLQWKRDNADTVDAAKPGHSTPIPTGNQLISPVVRSFTYTRAEQKQDVGATI